Proteins encoded within one genomic window of Vespula vulgaris chromosome 16, iyVesVulg1.1, whole genome shotgun sequence:
- the LOC127069808 gene encoding uncharacterized protein LOC127069808, translating into MGSTDKAVITGFICRLCSKMNRFVIHIYGEEGERMKLAEKINAYLPITVNMNDPLPKTACLHCIERLEAHHELMEQFMFARRRLPTENKTSAVASSSTATIDAAPTSSPPPC; encoded by the exons ATGGGTAGTACGGATAAAGCTGTAATTACAGGTTTCATATGCAGACTTTGCAGTAAAATGAACCGTTTCGTGATCCACATTTACGGTGAAGAGGGTGAAAGAATGAAACTTGCGGAAAAAATCAATGCTTATCTTCCAATTACg GTAAATATGAATGATCCGCTACCCAAAACTGCATGTCTACATTGTATTGAACGATTGGAAGCACATCACGAACTAATGGAACAGTTCATGTTTGCTAGGCGGAGGTTACCTACTGAAAATAAAACCTCAGCAGTGGCATCTTCTTCCACAGCAACTATTGACGCTGCACCAACGTCTAGCCCTCCTCCATGTTGA